The Streptomyces achromogenes DNA segment CGTCTGCGTCGTGTTCGAGGATCGTTCGACAGGGTCACTGCATCCTCCCTAGTCACCGTTCAGGCGGGAACGGTTCACGGTGCTCCGAAGTATCGTCTTCATCATGCACATATCAAGGGTCGGCAACGTACTCGTCATGAATGAATCGGTTCGGCGGTGCTGTCGGCGGTGCATGGATTCGGACGAGGGCGGGCCCGCCCTCGACTCGCCTGCTCCAGGAGGTCGTTGTGCTCGTCCGCCGCGTGCCCCTCGTGTCAGCCTCGCTGCTCCTCGCCCTGGCCCTCGCCGGCTGTGACTCGGGGACGGACGCCGGGTCGGGCGCGGTGAGCGGCCCTTCGGTGATCGCGCCGGGCAAGCCGGGCGAGGCGAACCGCACCCTCTCGGCACAGGACGCGGCCGAGCAGCGCGCCGACGACGACACACCCAACTCCGCCGACGTGGCCTACGCGCGGAAGATGATCGAACACCACGCCCAGGCACTGGAGATGACCGAACTCGTGCCGGACCGCGCCGCATCGGGGGACGTCAGACGCCTCGCGCTGCGCATTTCCGCGGCACAGGGGCCGGAGATCAAGGCCATGGAGGGCTGGCTCACCACTCATGGCCAAAAGACGACGGGCGGCACGCACACGCACACGGCGATGCCCGGCATGGCGACCGCGGCCCAACTGACCGCGTTGCGGGCGGCCCGCGGGAAGGCGTTCGACACGCTCTTCCTCACTCTGATGATCACTCACCACGAGGGTGCGCTCACCATGGCCGCGGAGGTCAAGGCGCAGGGCAACAACATACGGGTCGAGGAGATGGCGGACGACGTGATCGCGCAGCAGACGAGCGAGATCACGCGGATGAACGGGATGCGCTGACGCCTTCCGACGCCCCGCGAGGGGCCACCACCGCACCGGAGGGAAGCGCAACGCCCGGCGCCGGACGCGATGTCCCGCGCCGGACGGAACGTCAGCGCCGGGCGTGACGCGGCGTCAGGTATCCGGCGTCGCGTGCCCGGGCGATCAGCCGCAGCGACCGTCGCCTGCCGTGCCCCGTCGCGTACATCACCGCGAGGACGGGATTTGCCCCCTCCTCCTGGGCCGCGCGGTATTCCTGCGCCGTCAGCCACAGCCCTTCGACGCCGCGCGGCCACACCGGGCGGGCCCGCCGGGGGCCCAAGAGCTCCTCGGCGCCGTGCCCGGCCTCCGCCACCGCCGGGTGGCCGGCTCCCCCGTCGCCCTCCGCGCGGTCCGCGGCCCCCATACCGTCCGCGGCCTCTGCGTGGTCCTCGGTCCCCGTGCGGTCCGCGGCCCTCGTGTCGTGCACGTCCGGCGTCGCGTCCGTCAGGGGTTCGCCGTCGCCTTCGTCGCCGTCTTCGTCGTCGGACCCGTCGAAGAGGGGTTCCTCGATCCAGTCCGCGAGCAGGGTCAGGTCGACGAGCGAGAGGGCGGGCCGGGCCCGGATGTCCTCGATGGAGACCCGGCCTCCGCTGACGACGGCGAGCAGGTCGACACGCGCCCCGTCGGTGAACGACAGCCGGACATGGGACCAGGAAGTGGCGCCTCCCCCCTCCCGGACCTCCCACGCCGGCCGCACGGACACCGTGCCGTCCTCGGCGGAACGATCAGAAAGATCAAGAAACGATGCTTCCAGCACATACACAACGTAACCGCATGATCACTTTCCATACGAACGGACACGCGTGCGGCGCGACCGCACGGCACCCTGTCAGCGGAGCCGTGACGGTGCGATGCTGGAGGCACCAGCGAATCTCCTCCGACCTCCGGGGTAAGGAGTTCCGCCGTGCTCCGTGTCGCCGTCGTCGGCTCCGGGCCGAGTGGTGTCTACACCGCCCAGAGTCTGGTCCAGCTGGATCCGGACGTCCTCGTCGACGTACTGGACCGCCTGCCCTGCCCGTACGGGCTGGTGCGGTACGGCGTCGCCCCGGACCACGAGAAGATCAAGTCCCTGCAGCAGAACCTGCGCGCCGTGCTCGAGCACGAACGGGTCCGGTTCCTCGGCGGCGTGCGGGTGGGCGCGGACGGCGTGCCGACGGCCCGGCTGCGCGAGCTCTACCACGCGGTCGTGTACTGCGTCGGCGCCGCGACCGACCGGCACCTCGGCGTCCCCGGCGAGGAGCTGCCCGGCAGCTGGTCGGCGACGGAGTTCGTCTCCTGGTACAGCGCCCACCCGGACGCCGTCCCCGCAAGGTTCCTGCACGGCGTCGACTCGGCCGTGGTGGTGGGCATCGGGAACGTCGCGGTGGACGTCACCCGGATCCTGGCACGGGGCGCCGCCGAACTGAGCCCCACCGACATGCCTCAGGCGGCGCTGGCCGCACTCGCGGCGAGCGAGGTGAGGGAGATCCACATGGTCGGACGGCGCGGCCCCTCGCAGGCCCGGTTCACCACCAAGGAGCTGCGGGAGCTGGGCACGCTGCCGGACGCCGAGGTCGTCGTCGACGAGGCGGAACTGGCGCTCGATCCGGCGTACGGGGATCCTTCCGGGCTTGCGGCGGCACAGCGCCGCAACGTGGAGGTGCTGCGCGGCTGGGCGGCGTCGCCGGCGCGCGGCGCCCGACGGCGCATCCGGCTGCGGTTCTTCCTGCGGCCCGTCGAACTGCGTGCTGTCGGGGGCCGGTTGGGCGTGGTGCGGTTCGAGCGGACGGCACCGGACGGGCGTGGCGGGGTGACCGGCACCGGCCGGTACGAGGACGTCCCGTCGCAGCTGGCCCTGCGGTCGGTGGGCTACCGGGGCACCCCGCTGGAGGGTCTGCCGTTCGACGCGGGGCACGGCACCGTGCCGCATCTGGCGGGACGGGTGGTGCGTGACGGTCAGGTGGCGCCGGGCGAGTACGTGGCGGGCTGGATCAAGCGCGGCCCCACCGGTGTCATCGGTACCAACCGGCCGTGCGCGAAGGAGACGGCGACGTCCCTGCTGGCGGACGCTCCCGCCCTCGTGCGACGGGAGCTGCCCGGCGACCCGCTCTCGCTGCTGCGGGCCGCCGGAGCCGAGCCCGTCGGGTGGGCGGGCTGGCAGGCGATCGAACGTGCGGAGGCCGAGCTCGGGGCCTCGCTGGGCCGCGGGGTCGTCAAGCTGCCGGACTGGCCGTCGCTGCGGGCGGCGGCGGGCCCGGCCGCCGTCGGCGTCCAGGATCCGCCGCCCCTGCGGTGAACACTCCGGTCGTCCCTTCGGCGGGCACCGCGGTCACGGGGCGCACGTGACCGCGGGCGGCGGCCGGCCGCGTCAGGAGCTCGTGAGGACGACCAGGCGCTGGGTGGCCCGGGTCATCGCGACATAGCGGTCGACCGCGCCTTCGACGCCCGTCCCGAAGGTCTCCGGGTCGATCAGGACGACCAGGTCGAACTCGAGCCCCTTCGACAGTTCCGGCGTCAGCGACCGCACGCGCGAGGTCGGCCGGAACGCAGGGTCGCCGATGACGCAGGCGATCCCGTCGTCGTGCTCGGCGAGCCAGGCCTGAAGGATGGGCTCCAGCTCCGAGACGTCCCCATGGGCGACCGGGACGCCGCTGCTGCGGATGGAGGTCGGGACGTTGGCGTCCGGAAGCGCGGCCCGGATGACCGGTTCGGCCTCCGCCATGACTTCCTCCGGGGTCCGGTAGTTGACGGTCAGCGACGCCACGCTGATCCGGTCGAGCCCGATCCGCTCGAGCCGTTCCTGCCAGGACTCCGTGAATCCGTGCCGGGCCTGGGCACGGTCCCCGACGATGGTGAAACTCCGGGACGGACAGCGCAGCAGCAGCATCTGCCACTCCGCGTCGGTCAGCTCCTGCGCCTCGTCCACCACGATGTGG contains these protein-coding regions:
- a CDS encoding DUF6214 family protein; this translates as MLEASFLDLSDRSAEDGTVSVRPAWEVREGGGATSWSHVRLSFTDGARVDLLAVVSGGRVSIEDIRARPALSLVDLTLLADWIEEPLFDGSDDEDGDEGDGEPLTDATPDVHDTRAADRTGTEDHAEAADGMGAADRAEGDGGAGHPAVAEAGHGAEELLGPRRARPVWPRGVEGLWLTAQEYRAAQEEGANPVLAVMYATGHGRRRSLRLIARARDAGYLTPRHARR
- a CDS encoding FAD-dependent oxidoreductase encodes the protein MLRVAVVGSGPSGVYTAQSLVQLDPDVLVDVLDRLPCPYGLVRYGVAPDHEKIKSLQQNLRAVLEHERVRFLGGVRVGADGVPTARLRELYHAVVYCVGAATDRHLGVPGEELPGSWSATEFVSWYSAHPDAVPARFLHGVDSAVVVGIGNVAVDVTRILARGAAELSPTDMPQAALAALAASEVREIHMVGRRGPSQARFTTKELRELGTLPDAEVVVDEAELALDPAYGDPSGLAAAQRRNVEVLRGWAASPARGARRRIRLRFFLRPVELRAVGGRLGVVRFERTAPDGRGGVTGTGRYEDVPSQLALRSVGYRGTPLEGLPFDAGHGTVPHLAGRVVRDGQVAPGEYVAGWIKRGPTGVIGTNRPCAKETATSLLADAPALVRRELPGDPLSLLRAAGAEPVGWAGWQAIERAEAELGASLGRGVVKLPDWPSLRAAAGPAAVGVQDPPPLR
- a CDS encoding DUF305 domain-containing protein, encoding MLVRRVPLVSASLLLALALAGCDSGTDAGSGAVSGPSVIAPGKPGEANRTLSAQDAAEQRADDDTPNSADVAYARKMIEHHAQALEMTELVPDRAASGDVRRLALRISAAQGPEIKAMEGWLTTHGQKTTGGTHTHTAMPGMATAAQLTALRAARGKAFDTLFLTLMITHHEGALTMAAEVKAQGNNIRVEEMADDVIAQQTSEITRMNGMR